In Embleya scabrispora, the DNA window CCCCGAAATCGTGCGCGCCACCGAATCCCTGGCCATCGGGCCCAGGCGCCACGACCTGCTGGACACATACCTGCGCTGGACGAACGACCCGGTGGTCATGCGCGGCAACGGGCGCTTCGAGCCGGAGGAACGTGAAGTGCTCCGCGCCGCACTCGACGTCATGATTTCGGGGCCCAACGCTCACTTCACCGTGTACGACCGCCTTCGCACGGATCCTCACGAGGGGCCGCTTCCGATCGGCACCGCGACCTTGTCCATCGACCGCCCCGTCGCAGCGGCCGAGTTCTTCATCACCCTGGGCGAGGAAGGCCGCGGCCGAGGACTCGCGGCCCCCGCCACCCGTCTGGTACTCGACTTCGCCTTCGAGGAAGCCGGCTTGGAGAACGTGTTCCTCGCGGTCTTGGAACCGAACGTGGCGGCGATCCGGGCCTACACGCGAGCGGGATTCCAACGCATCGGCCACCGCCGCCGCAGTGCGCTGTGGGCCGGCAGTCGGGTGGACGAAGTCCTGATGGACGCCATCCCGACGTCGTTGGAACCGGCCTGAATGGCCGACTGGGTCAAGCCGAGTCGCTCTGGGGTGGGAGTGCGGACACGAATGGGTGGTCCCGGCCGGTGGGGCCGACCTTTGCGCTGCCGCCGGGGTCGCCGAGGGTGGTGAAGAACTCGGCGTTGACGTCGGTGAAGTGCCGCCACTCCTCCGGCATGTCGTCCTCGAAGTAGATTGCTTCGACGGGACACACCGGCTCGCACGCGCCGCAGTCGGTGCACTCGTTCGGCTGGATGTAGAGCATGCGTTTTCCCTCGTAGATGCAGTCGAGGGGGCATTCCTCCATGCATGCCTTGTCGGTGACGTCCACACAGGGCAAAGCGATCACATATGTCATCGAACTGCGGTCCCTTCCAGGTCGTTCGTACCGTTGCGACGCGGCCGACCGTATGACCTCAAGTAATGTTGAGGTCAACAGAAGGGCTGCCCATGACGAGCTACCGTTCCGGTGAGGTTCGGGCCCGCCCGGACGACTGGTTGACCATCGGCGAGGTGAGTACCCGGACCGGGGCGGCCGTCTCCGCTCTGCGGTTCTACGAGGAGCTGGGCCTGATCGCGTCCGAACGCGACGACCGCAACCAGCGCCGCTACCCGCGCCACATGCTGCGCCGAGTCGCGTTGATCTCGGTGGCCAAGCGAATCGGTATCCCGTTGCAGGACCTCCGGGAGGCGTTCGCCGATGTGCCGCTCGACCGTCCGCCCAGCCACCAGGAGTGGCAGCGCGCCTCGCGCGGTTGGAAGCGTCGACTGGAGGAGCGCCGGCAGACCATCGAGCGGCTTGAGGCCGAGCTGACCGGGTGCATCGGCTGCGGATGCCTGTCGATGAAGGCGTGCGCTTTGCTGAACCCGGGCGACACGCTCGGCGAAGAGGGTGTCGGACCCCGACGCGTGTGAGAGGCCGCCGTCCTAGACGAGGGCCTGTTCGTGGGCCTGGGTGGCGGAGATGAGGCCGGCCAAAGAGGTGCGGGTTTCCGCGAGCGCGGAGATCCGGTTGTCCAGACCTTCGAGGTGTTCCTGAAGGGTCTCCAGCGTGCATTCCGCGATCGTGCCGTCTTGGCGAATGCACGGCTGCAGGTCGCGGATGACGCGGGTCGGCAGGCCGGCGTCCAACAGCGCCCGAATGCGCCGGACCACGGCGGGGGCGCCGTCGCCGTAGCGGCGGTGGCCACTGTCGAGGCGGTCGGGCTCCAGAAGGCCCTGCTCCTCGTAGTAGCGCAGCAGACGGACCGGGGTGCCAGTAGCAGCGGCGAGCTCACCGATCTTCATGTGCTGCTCCTCACATCTCCTTGAATCTCACATCGATGTGAGATCTTAGCGTGGGGTCATGACGAACACGGATCGCCCCCTGGCCCTCTACGGTTTCCTGCGCCCCAGGCCGGAGTACGCGGACGAAGTCCGGCGCGCCCTCTCTTCTTTCGTGGAACCCACCCGGCAAGAGCCGGGCAACCTGGAGTACCACCTCCACGAGCACGAGGACGGCCGCTTCTTCCTCTACGAGGTCTGGCGCTCCCAGGAAGACCTGGACCGACACAACGCGCTGCCGTCGCTGCGCGCCTTCCTGGACAACCTGTCGACCTACCTGGAGGAAGCCCCGGAGGCCTACTTCGACACCATGCTCAGCCCATACGCCGAGCCCGACCCGATCCCCGCCTGAGCCACACGCCGCACATGCAAGGCGCTCGACCGACAACCCGGTCGAGCGCCTTGCATGTGTTCACCCCAACCGCGCGTCAGACCGCACGCAGCGTCGACACCAACGCCGACCAAGCGCCCGGGGCAACAACGAGGTGACCAACGCTCGGGTCCTTCGAGTCCCGAATCGGCACGACCTCGAAGCCGGGGGCAACTTCCACGCAGGCACCTCCATCCCCGTTGCTGTGGGTCGACTTGCGCCACGCCGCATCGCCGAGACGGGGAACTTGGATCATGACTGCTTCTCCTTGATGACCGCCGTAATCAGGGCTGCCGACTCACCCGGCGTCAGCGCTTCGGCGCTAACCCGATCGTAGGACCGCCGACGGGCCCGCACAGTATCCGGGTCTTCGAGAAGTTGCCCGTTGACGAGCCCTTCGAGATACGCGACCTGCCCACCATCGGGCAAGCCAAGTATGATCAACGGGGCGCCCAAGGCGGCGTGTGCACCTCGGGCAAGCGGAGCAACCCGCAGGAGCGTTCGCGACGTGTCCACGAGGGGCAACAGCGCTTCGAGTTGCGCACATAGAACGGCCGAACCGCCAACCGCCCGCCTGATGACTGTTTCGTCGAGCACGGCGGAGACGTAGGGCGGGTCGGAGCTGCGCAGCCGAGCCTGACGACTCATTCGAAGATCCACCATGGACTCGATCGTGTCGGCCGTGGCATCCGGGTTCACGGCTTGGAACAGCGCACGAGCATACTCGGGGGTCTGCAACAGACCTGGGACTACGTACGGCGCGTACTCGGCGATCTCCCTTGCCCCGTCTTCGAGTCGCATGTAATCGCGATACCGGTTCGGCCACCGCTCATTCTTGATCATGTCCCAGAGAACGGCGAACATGCCGTGGGTTCCCATGAGTTCGTCCAACTTCGCGGGCAGCTCCGGCGGAATGGGGCTGCCGTTTTCGTAGCGAGACCATGTCGACGTCGAATAGCCGTACGCCGCCGCCATGTCGGCCAGCGTCAAGCCCATCCGTTCGCGCTGCGCCCTGATGGCGAGTCCGAACCGGTGCAAACGTTTTTCGCCATCGGGAGCTGCCTCGAAGCGCACGGGGTCACCCACCTTTCCCACAAAAAGTCGAGACGGGCGCTCACTCCAAAGTGGCTATGCGCCGCGCCACCATCGCAATACGCACAGTGAAGCGCGGACATCGTGAGGAGCGCAGTCGAATGCGAGACCTGGAACCAAACGAACGCAGCCCGCAGCGTGCAGCCGGCAGTGGCCGGATGTGGCTCGCGGTCTACCGCGTCGACCAGTCGGGAACCCAGATGGTGAAGCCGCCCGAACTGTTCACCGGCGGGCTCTCTTCGTGGCCGTTCGGCGACGGATCCATGTCCACGAACCCGCCGTGCACGTGCTCGCCGGATTGCCGTTACCCGGGTTCCGGCATGCCGCCGCGCACAACCTCGTGACTCGATGCCCCACGTCCGGGAAGGACGCCGACAACTTGAGGCATTCTTTTGCCTGCGTACTCACTTGGGCGCGGCGACTCTTGGCCCCCGCGTCCCACGACCGGCCCGGGGCCCGGGCCGAGCGAGCCCCGCTAGCGGGCGGGCCCTCCGCGCCGGAGCCGGCGGACCGGCGAAGCGGGTGGCGGGACTTCGTGCCGCCGGAACCGGCCGGCGACGATCCGCCCGTGCTGGACTCGGCGACGGTGGTGCCGCCGTACCTGATGACGCCGGGCGAACTCGCCGCGCGGCGCCGACGCTTCGCCGAAGCGGGCGCGGCCGAAGGGCCGGTGCCGGCCGACACCCGCGCGCGGCCCGCCCGCGACTGGGCCGTGGCCGCGCGCGCGGCGGGGGTGATGGCGTGATGCGGGCGGCCGGCCGCCCGCGTTCAGGACCGCCGGTGCACCACGCGCGCCGACGTCTGGTCCCGGGCCAGCACCGTCATCGCGTCGATGTTCACATGTGGCGGCCGGGTCGCCACCCACCCCACGCACTCCGCGATGTCCTGGGCCACCAGCGGCGTCATCCCCGCGTACACCGCCGACGCGCCCTCGGCGTCCCCGCCGAGCCGGTTCAGCGTGAACTCGGTCTCGACCATGCCCGGATCGATCTGGCACACCCGCACCGGCTGCCCGCGCAGTTCGAGCCGCAACACCCGCGTCATCGCCGTCACCGCGTGCTTGGCCGCGTTGTACCCGGCGCCGCCCTCGTACGGCTCCCGCCCCGCCACCGAGCCGATCGTGATCACCTGACCGTCGCCGGAGGCGATCAGCAGCGGCAAAAACGCCTTCGTCACCCGCAACGTCCCGAGCACATTCGTCTCGTACATCGCCGTCCACGCCGCCTCGTCGGCCTCCGCGACCGACTCCGTGCCGCGCGCGAAGCCCGCGTTGTTGACCAGCACGTCACACCGCTCCACCTCGGCGGCGAACGCGGCGACCGAGTCCGGATCGGCGACATCCAGCGGCAGCGCCCGGCCCCTTCCGGCGCAGCGCGCGACCACCTCCTCCAACCGGTCCTTGCGCCGCGCGCCGAGCACGACCTCGTAGCCCAGGCTCGCCAGATGCACGGCGGTCGCGGCGCCGATCCCGCTGCTGGCACCGGTCACCACCGCACAACCCCGGGGCGCGGAAGCGGGGTTCGCGGTCTCGTCCTGGCTCATCACGGCATTCCTCTCGTCGACGCCGACCTCCCCGCACCGTATGCCGGATCGCCCCGCCGCCACATCGCCGCCCTCCGGTTCAGCCGGAGGACCCGCCCTGCCCCGACCCCCACGGCCACCCCAACCGCCCCCGCCGCTGCGGCGACGCGGCGGGCGCGGACGGCGGCGCGGAAGCGGCCTGCCCGACCGGCAACGGCGGCAGCGCCTCGCGGTCCAACCACGCCTCGAACAACGCGTCCAGCGGCCGGGAGGCGTACCGCGCCGCGTGCGCGGTGAAGTCGTCGGTGCCGACCAGCCCGTGCCGGTGTGTCGTGGCCCAGTCCCGCAACATCGCGAAGAACGCCACATCGCCCAGCGCACACCGCACCGCGTGCACGGTCAGCGCGCCCCGCCCGTAGATCCGGTCGTCGAAGATCAGCTTCGGACGCGGCGATCCCAGCAGCAGATCCTGCGGCCGCCCGCTCAGGTCGGCGTGCTCGATCGCGGCCTGCACGGCGGCGCTGCGCCCGCCCGAGCGCTCGGACCACAACCACTCCGCGTAGCGCGCGAAGCCCTCGTTCAGCCAGATGTGCCGCCAGTCGGCCAGGCCCACGCTGTTCCCGAACCACTGGTGCGCCAACTCGTGCGCGACCAGCCGTTCGGCGCCACGCGCCCCGTCCACGTGATTGGCCCCGAAGGTGGCCATCCCCTGCGCCTCGATCGGGATATCGAGGTCGTCGTCGGTGACCACCACGGTGTACTCGCCGAACGGGTACGGCCCGAACAGCTCCTCGAACAGCGTCATCATCTGCGGTTGGCGGCCGAAGTCCGACCGGAACCGGGACACCAGCCGCCCCGGCACATGCGCGACCTGCGGTACGCCCGTCCCCGGGAGCGGGACGGTCTCGTAGCGCCCGATCGAGACGGTGACCAGGTAGCTCGCGGTGGGCGCGGGCTGCTCGTAGACCCACGTGGAGTTGCCGCCCCGGCTGCTGCGGGTGAGCAGCCGGCCGCCGACCACCACGGCGTACATCGACGGCGCGGTGACCGAGATCTGGTAGGCCGCCTTGTCGTCGACCCGGTCGTTGCACGGGTACCAGGACGGCGCGCCGATCGGCTGGCCGGCCACGAGCGAGCCGTCGGTCAACTCCTCCCAGCCGACCCCGCCCCAGGGGCTGCGTACCGGCTTGGGATTGCCGACGTAGTGCACCTCGACGGTGAACGCCGCCCGGGCCCGGATCGCCGTCCCCGGCCGCACCCGCAACTTGCCCGCGCGGTGCGTGTAGCGCGCCTGGTGACCATCCACGAGCACCCGACCGATGCGGAACTCGGCCAGGTCGAGCACGATCTCGCCGAGCGGGCGGTCACCGGCCACCGCGCCGATCCGGGCGCTGCCGGCCAGGCGGTTGGGGCCCGGGCGGTAGTCCAGGGTCAGCTCGTAGCGGTGTACGCGGTAGCGCGGGTCGCCGTGTGTGGCGAAGTACGCCTCGCCGGCACCCGAGCGCGGCCCCTGGTCGCTCACCGATTCGTGCTCCGTCCCCGTCGCGCCCACCGTCGCGGGACGAGCCGCGTCCCGCGACGCCGTCTCGAAACGCATCACCGTCGCCAGGCCTCGATCGGGTTGCCCAGCCAGCCGGTGTCCTCCGGAACGGTCTCGCCCCGCATCACCAGCGAGGCGGGGCCCAGCGTGCTGCGTGCCCCGATCGTGCTGCCGGGCAGTACGATCCCGCGCGGGCCGAGCGTGGCGCCCTCGCGAAGGATCACAGTATCCATGCGCATGATCCGGTCGTGGAAGAGATGCGTCTGGAGTACGCAGCCGCGCCCCACGCTCACCGCGTCCTCCAGGGTGACCAGGTCCGCCTCCGGCAGCCAGTAGCTCTCGCACCACACGCCGCGCCCGATGTGCGCTCCCAGGCCGCGCAGCCACAGGTTGAGCACGGAGGTCCCGGACACCCGGCCGACCAGCCACGGCACCGCCAGCACCTCGACGAACGTGTCGGCCAACTCGTTGCGCCACACGAAGCCGCTCCACAGCGGGTGTTCGACCGGCCGGAACCGGCCGACCAGGAGCCACTTGGCCGCGATCGACACCACGCACGCCGCCGCCCCGCAGGCGAGCAGGACCAGGCCGGAGAGCAGCGCGGCCAGGACGAGCGAGTACGTGCCGAGCCAGGCCAGCGCGGTCAGCGTGAGCAGCGCCAGCGCCGCCGAGCACAACACCGGGATCGCCCGGCACAGCTCGACCAGGCCGCGCGCCCAGCGCAGCCGGGCCGGCGGGTCGTAGGTCAGGCCCTGATCGGCGACGTCGGCCGAACGGGGCAGGCGCATCGGCGGCATGCCCAGGTACGAGCCGCCCTTCTTGGTCTTCTTCGGCGTCGCCGACAACACGCCGACCAGGCCGCGCGCGGGCACCGAGCGGCCGGGGGCGGTCATCCCGGAGTTGCCCAGGAAGGCCCGCTCGCCGATCGTCGCGGCGCCGATCCGGATCCACCCGCCGCCGAGTTCGTAGGAGGCGATCAGCGTGTCGTCGGCCAGGAACGCCCCGTCGCCGACCGTGGTCAGGCTCGGCAGCGCCAGCACGGTGGACGCCTCGACGCCCTTGCCCACCTTCATCCCGAGCGCCCGCAACCACACCGGCGTGAACAGGCTCGCGTAGATCGGGAACAACTTCTCCCGGGCCAGGTCCATCAACTGGGTGACGGTCCACGCCTGCCAGCCGATCCGGCCGTGCAGCGGGTGGTAGCCGGGACGCAGGCCCAGGCTGAGCAACCGCACGAGCAGCACGATGGACAGCGCGTACACCGCCGCGAAGGCGGCCACGGCCGGGACCAGCGCGAGCAGCGCGCCGCCGAGCGCCGTACCGAGGCCGTCGCCGGGGTGCACGAACGCGCCGAGGACGAACAGCGCGGGTACGGCCGCCACGATCGGCAGCACGGTCGGGAGCAGTCCGCCGATGCCGTACAGCACGGACCACAGCGGCTTGCGCGGCGGCCGATCGCCGAACCGGCCCCGATCCACCTTGCCGAGCCGTACCGCCGGCACCCCGCCCCAGCGCCGGCTCGGCGGCACGTTGCCGGTGACCGCGGAGCCCGCCGCGACCTCGGCCGAGCGGCCGATCCGCGCGCCGGGGAAGAGCGTGCTGCGGGTGCCCACGATCGCGCCGGCGCCGACCTTGATCGCGCCGATCTCCAGGCGGTCGCCGTCCAGCCAGTGGCCGGACAGGTCCACCTCGGCCTCCACCGCGCAGCCCCGGCCGAGCTTGAGCAGGCCGGTGACCGGCGGCAGCGTGTGCAGGTCGACGTCGCGGCCGACCTTGGCGCCGAGCGCGCGGGCGTAGCGCAGCAGCCAGGCCCCGGACAGCGAGGTCGCCCCGCTCGCGTCGGCCAACTGCTCGGCCGCCCACAGCCGGATGTGCACACCGCCGCCGCGCGGATACGTCCCGGGACGCAGCCCGCGCAGCAGCAGCCGAGCGCCGCCGGCGGAGATGGCCACCCGTCCCGGCGGGCTGAACAACACGGCCCAGCCCGCCGCGACCCACCACCAGGACGCGGTGGGTGCCCACGGGTAGTGGCCGAACCAGGCGGCGACGTTGCCGAGGGCGAGCAGGCCGACCGTCCAGCGCAGGCCGATCAGCGTGTACAGCGGGATCAGCAGGAGCAGCTGGGCCACTCGGGCCCGGGTCGGCGTGGGCGCCACCTTGCGGCTCGCGCCCGCGTCCTGGGCCGAGCGCTCCAGGCGGCGGGCGAGTTTGCGCAGCGTGGGCTGCTGGTAGATGTCCGCGACGGCGGCCGCCGGATATCGCTCGCGCAACAGGGTGGTGAGCCGGGCGGCGGCCAGGCTGTTCCCGCCGATCGCGAAGAAGTCGTCCTGCGCGCTGCCCGGGGCGATGCCGAGCACATCGGTCCACTGCTCGGCAAGCCAGGCCTCGGTGCCGTACAGCTGTTCGGCGGGGCCGCTGTCCTCGGTGTCGGCGAGCGGCCAGGGCAGCGCGTCGCGGTCCACCTTGCCGGAGGTGCGGGTGGGCAGGTCGGCGACCGGGGCGAGGCGGGGTACGAGGGCTGCGGGCAGTTCGGCGCGCAGCCGGGCCACCGCGTCCTCGCGGTCCCAGCCGTCGCCGGTGACCAGGTAGCCGACCAGGAGCTGGTTGCCGCCCTTGACGGTGCGCACGGCCGCGGCGGCGCCCACCACGCCGGGCAGCGCCTGGAGAGCGGCGTCGATCTCGCCCAGTTCGATGCGGCGGCCGCCGAGCTTGATCTGCTCGTCGCCGCGGCCGACGAAGACCAGGCCCTCGGCGTCGGCGCGGACCACGTCGCCGCTGCGGTAGGCGCGCTCCCAGCCCATCGAGTCCAGCGGGGCGTACTTCTCCGCGTCCTTGGCCGGGTCGAGGTAGCGGGCCAGGCCGACGCCGCCGATCACCAGTTCGCCGGTCTCGCCCATCGCGACGGGGCGGCCCTCGGCGTCGACCACGGCCAGCTCCCAGCCGTCGAGCGGCAGGCCGATGCGGACCGGGCCCTCGCCGGTGAGCGGCGCGCCGCAGGCGACCACGGTGGCCTCGGTCGGGCCGTACGTGTTCCAGACCTCGCGGCCCTCGGCGACCACCCGCTCGACCAGTTCCGGCGGGCATGCCTCGCCGCCGAAGATCAGCAGGCGTACATCGAGCAGCGCCTCGGTCGGCCACAGCGCGGCGAGCGTCGGCACGGTGGAGACCACGGTGATCTCCTGCTCGGCCAGCCAGGGTCCGAGGTCGGCGCCGGATCGCACCCGCGAGCGGGGCACGGTGACCAGGCAGGCGCCGTAGCGCCAGGCCAGCCACATCTCCTCGCAGGAGGCGTCGAAGGCGACCGAAAGGCCGGCCATCACCCGGTCGCCGGGGCCGATCGGCTCCTCTTGGAGGAAGAGGCCGGCCTCGGCGTCGACGAAGGCGGCGGCGTTGCGGTGGGTGACCGCGACGCCCTTGGGCTTGCCGGTGGAGCCGGAGGTGAAGATGATCCAGGCGTCGTCGGCGGGGGTGGGGCGGGCCGGCGGGCGCGGGTCACCCACGTGAGTGACGCGCAGGTCGCGTTCGGCGCCCAGTACGGCGGCCACCCCGGCCTCGCCGAACACCAGGTCGGCGCGCTCGTCGGGGTCCTCGGCGTCGACCGGGACGTAGGCGGCGCCGGCGGCCAGCACGGCGAGGATGCAGATGTACAGGTCGTTGCTGCCGGAGGGCACCCGGACGCCGACCCGGTCGCCGACCCCGATCCCGGCCTCGGCGAGCCGCCGGCGCAGTCCCTCCACCTCGGCGGCCAAGGCGCGATACGTGAGCGTACGGCGGCCGTCGTCGAGGGCGGGTTCGTTGGGGTGGGCACGGACGGTGGCGTCCAGGATGTCCACGAGCGTGCGGGGCGTCGAAGCGGGCCGTCCGGAGTAGACGGCGGGGGTCGACGTGGGCGCGGTACCGAACGGATCGTCGGTGGCGCGCAGCGGTAGCGCTATGGCCATGAGGTCCTCATCCCTGGTCCCCGTCAAGGCCTGCGATCGGCTCCCGGGGAGGTGTCGCGGCCCCGGCCCCTGGCCGACCGGGTCGCTTCTCGAGCGTGGCAACCCGACCGACACTAACCCCGTTCGCCCCGGAGCCACGACTCGTGATGCGATCAACTACCGCTGAAACAAAGGGTTCTGATGCTTCGTCACATATGACTTGACGATCCATCAGATCCCACGGTCCCCTGGAAGCAAGCCTCTTGACGACCCGTCAGCCCACAACCCGGCTTACACACCACCCCAAGCTCCTGTGACCCACGCAACACGCTATGCCCACTCCACGCACCCGCGCCCGCCGACCTCGGCCGGACGGATGACGCCGCCCCGGCGGCCGGACAAGGCGCCGTCGCCACCCGACCGCCCACCACGGGCGACGCGAACCACGAGGGGACGGGAGACCGCACCGGTACGACGTGATCACGCCGAGTCGAGCGGGAGGTCGGGCGGAGCCGGACCGGGATTGGTCCGCGACCGGGGTCGAGCCGCCGCCGGCCCCTGGCCGGGTGGAGCCGGGCCACGGTCGAGCCGGACCCGAACCGACCCGAGCCGGAACAGGCAGGGGCCGAACCGCACCGCCCCCGAAGCCCCCCAGGGTCGAACGGAACCGGACCGGGATTGGGCCAAACCGGGCCCCAGTCACACCACACCCGAGGCCCGGTAGAGCCGTGCCCCGGACACGCCGGACCCGAACCGACCCGAGCCGGAACAGGCGGGGGCCGAACCGCACCGCACCCGAAGCCCGCCGGGGTCGAACGGAACCGGACCGGGATTGGGCCAAACCGGGGCCGAGTCACACGACACCCGAGGCCCGGTAGCGCCGAGCCCCGGACACGCCGGACCCTAACCGACCCGAGCCGGAACAGGCAGGGGCCGAACCACACCGCGCCCGAAGCCCGCCGGGGTCGAACGGAACCGGACCGGAATTGGGCCAAACCGGGGCCGAGTCACACCACACCCGAGCCCCGGGCGCACCGGACCCTAACCGAGCCGGGCCGGAACAGGCGGGGTCGAGTCACCGCCGGACCCGGGCCGAGCCGGGTCGGGCGGGGCCGAACCGGGGTTGGGCCGACCGGACCCGAGCCGAGTCGGAACGAACCGGGGCCGAGTCGCACCAGCCGGGCCGGAAGGAACCGAACCCCGCGTCGCACCGGCCCCGGGTCGAGTCGGGCCGGAACTGGTCGGGCCGGGCGGAGCCGGGCGACCCGGCCCGCGTCGCACCCGCCGTAGTCGGGTGCAGTCGACCCGGGCCGGGTCGCCCGGTGGGGCCGGCCCGGTGCGGCCGGCCCCACCGCACCACGCCCCACCGCACCACGCCCCACCGCACCACGCCACGCCCCACCACGACGCGCCGCACACCCCCGCAGCTCAGTGGCCCGTGCGCCCCGCGCCCAACCGCATCGCGGCCAACCGCGCCGGCTCCGCGATCACCTCGATGTCGGTGATCCGCCCGGCCGCGAAGCTCAGCCGCAACACCGCGAACAGTCGCCCACCCGGCGCGATCACGATGCCGGGCCGCCCGTCCACGAGGGCGACCGCGCCCAGCCGGGCCCGGTGGGCGAACATCCGGGTCTCCTCGGCCACCGACCGCGCGCCCCGGACCTCGCCGGCCACCCCGGTCGGTACCGCGAACCGGTCCACGCGGCGCACCACGTCCGGCGCGAGCAGTTCGACCAGCGTGTCCAGATCGCCGCCGCGCGAAGCGGCCAGGAACGCGTCCACCACGGTGTAGTGCCGGGCCAGGTCGACCTCGTCGAGCGCGGCCCGCCCGCGTACCCGCTCGCGGGCCCGGCTGGCCAGCTTCTTGCTCGCCACCGGCGTACGTCCCACCACCGGCGCGATCTCGGCGAACGGCACCGCGAACATGTCGTGCAGCACGAAGGCGACCCGCTCGGCGGGGGTCAACCGGTCGAGTACGACCAGTATGGCCAGACCCACGGACTCGGCCAGCACCGCCTCGTGCTCGGGTTCGGGCCCGCCCGGCCGCTCCAAAACCGCCTCCGGCGCCGCCGTCAGCGGCTCCTCGCCCCGGGTCCGGCGAAGCCGCAACATGTCGAGGCACACCCGCGCGGTGACCGTGGTCAGCCACCCGCCCAGGTTCTCGACGCCGTCGATCCCCGCCCGGTCGACCCGCAACCAGGCCGCCTGCACGGCGTCGTCGGCGTCGTCCAGCGAGCCGAGCATGCGATAGGCGACCGTGCGCAGGTGCTCACGATGCACCTCGAAGCGCTCGGCCAGGGCCTCGGTTCCGTCCATGGTCACCTTTCCGATCAGGCATCAGTCAGAGGGGAGACGAGCCGCTTCCGCACGATGCCGATCGATAAAGGAGACAACAGCCGAGTTTACCGCCGCCCCATCCGCCCCTCGCGGCATCCGGCCGCGCAAGGCGTGGCAAGGCCCGAGCCCGATCACCCGCGATCCCGCCCCCACGCCGGGCCGCCCCGGCGCGCTTCCGCACGCCCCGACACCGGCCGATCCCGGCTCGACGCCACCCCGCAACCCCGCCATCCCGCCATCCCAGGGAGTTCCCCGTGAAGTTCTTCCGTCTCGACGCCGCCATCCGCGTCGAAGGCTCGATCAGCCGATCCCTCGCCGACCTCGCCGAGGCCGAGTGGACCCGGGCGTTCCCGGACGCCGAGTTCGTCCGGCGCGACCTGGGTCGTCATCCCCTGCCCCCGGTCTGGCCGATCGCCGAGGCGAGCCGGACGACGCCGCAGGACGCCCGTACCCGGGAACAGCACGCGGCGACCGCGCTCGGCACGGAACTGGCCGACGAGTTCCTGTCCGCCGACGCCTTCCTCCTCGCCGTGCCGATGTACAACT includes these proteins:
- a CDS encoding SDR family NAD(P)-dependent oxidoreductase, producing the protein MSQDETANPASAPRGCAVVTGASSGIGAATAVHLASLGYEVVLGARRKDRLEEVVARCAGRGRALPLDVADPDSVAAFAAEVERCDVLVNNAGFARGTESVAEADEAAWTAMYETNVLGTLRVTKAFLPLLIASGDGQVITIGSVAGREPYEGGAGYNAAKHAVTAMTRVLRLELRGQPVRVCQIDPGMVETEFTLNRLGGDAEGASAVYAGMTPLVAQDIAECVGWVATRPPHVNIDAMTVLARDQTSARVVHRRS
- the fdxA gene encoding ferredoxin, which encodes MTYVIALPCVDVTDKACMEECPLDCIYEGKRMLYIQPNECTDCGACEPVCPVEAIYFEDDMPEEWRHFTDVNAEFFTTLGDPGGSAKVGPTGRDHPFVSALPPQSDSA
- a CDS encoding M1 family metallopeptidase — encoded protein: MSDQGPRSGAGEAYFATHGDPRYRVHRYELTLDYRPGPNRLAGSARIGAVAGDRPLGEIVLDLAEFRIGRVLVDGHQARYTHRAGKLRVRPGTAIRARAAFTVEVHYVGNPKPVRSPWGGVGWEELTDGSLVAGQPIGAPSWYPCNDRVDDKAAYQISVTAPSMYAVVVGGRLLTRSSRGGNSTWVYEQPAPTASYLVTVSIGRYETVPLPGTGVPQVAHVPGRLVSRFRSDFGRQPQMMTLFEELFGPYPFGEYTVVVTDDDLDIPIEAQGMATFGANHVDGARGAERLVAHELAHQWFGNSVGLADWRHIWLNEGFARYAEWLWSERSGGRSAAVQAAIEHADLSGRPQDLLLGSPRPKLIFDDRIYGRGALTVHAVRCALGDVAFFAMLRDWATTHRHGLVGTDDFTAHAARYASRPLDALFEAWLDREALPPLPVGQAASAPPSAPAASPQRRGRLGWPWGSGQGGSSG
- a CDS encoding MerR family transcriptional regulator — protein: MKIGELAAATGTPVRLLRYYEEQGLLEPDRLDSGHRRYGDGAPAVVRRIRALLDAGLPTRVIRDLQPCIRQDGTIAECTLETLQEHLEGLDNRISALAETRTSLAGLISATQAHEQALV
- a CDS encoding GNAT family N-acetyltransferase, with protein sequence MTRPEIVRATESLAIGPRRHDLLDTYLRWTNDPVVMRGNGRFEPEEREVLRAALDVMISGPNAHFTVYDRLRTDPHEGPLPIGTATLSIDRPVAAAEFFITLGEEGRGRGLAAPATRLVLDFAFEEAGLENVFLAVLEPNVAAIRAYTRAGFQRIGHRRRSALWAGSRVDEVLMDAIPTSLEPA
- a CDS encoding DUF397 domain-containing protein, whose amino-acid sequence is MIQVPRLGDAAWRKSTHSNGDGGACVEVAPGFEVVPIRDSKDPSVGHLVVAPGAWSALVSTLRAV
- a CDS encoding putative quinol monooxygenase; translation: MTNTDRPLALYGFLRPRPEYADEVRRALSSFVEPTRQEPGNLEYHLHEHEDGRFFLYEVWRSQEDLDRHNALPSLRAFLDNLSTYLEEAPEAYFDTMLSPYAEPDPIPA
- the soxR gene encoding redox-sensitive transcriptional activator SoxR encodes the protein MTSYRSGEVRARPDDWLTIGEVSTRTGAAVSALRFYEELGLIASERDDRNQRRYPRHMLRRVALISVAKRIGIPLQDLREAFADVPLDRPPSHQEWQRASRGWKRRLEERRQTIERLEAELTGCIGCGCLSMKACALLNPGDTLGEEGVGPRRV
- a CDS encoding helix-turn-helix domain-containing protein, encoding MRFEAAPDGEKRLHRFGLAIRAQRERMGLTLADMAAAYGYSTSTWSRYENGSPIPPELPAKLDELMGTHGMFAVLWDMIKNERWPNRYRDYMRLEDGAREIAEYAPYVVPGLLQTPEYARALFQAVNPDATADTIESMVDLRMSRQARLRSSDPPYVSAVLDETVIRRAVGGSAVLCAQLEALLPLVDTSRTLLRVAPLARGAHAALGAPLIILGLPDGGQVAYLEGLVNGQLLEDPDTVRARRRSYDRVSAEALTPGESAALITAVIKEKQS